From the Pseudomonas sp. Teo4 genome, the window AGCCACCGCCCAGACACATCGCCATTCCCTCAAGGCGCCAGCGGTGTAGAATCGACCTATTCATCGCCAGTCATCCCCGGCGGGTTTATGAGCTCTGGTCGAACTTGCGGCGATCCCGCAGTGTCTTCGGCCTCATCCGTGCCAGTGGCAACCGGCCTTCGGCGCAAAGGACAAGAGAAGCTCACTCCCCTTTTTGTGACCTGATTTAGCCGCCAGGAGTGCTTCATGCCTGATTATCGTTCCAAGACATCCACCCAAGGCCGCAACATGGCCGGCGCCCGTGCCCTGTGGCGCGCCACCGGGATGAAAGACGAAGACTTCAAGAAACCGATCATCGCCATCGCCAACTCGTTCACCCAGTTCGTCCCGGGCCACGTGCACCTGAAGGACCTGGGTCAGCTGGTTGCCCGCGAAATCGAACGTGCCGGTGGTGTGGCCAAAGAGTTCAACACCATCGCGGTCGACGACGGCATCGCCATGGGCCACGACGGCATGCTGTACTCCCTGCCGAGCCGCGAGATCATCGCCGACGCCGTGGAGTACATGGTCAACGCGCACTGCGCCGACGCCATCGTGTGCATTTCCAACTGCGACAAGATCACCCCCGGCATGCTGATGGCCGCCCTGCGCCTGAACATCCCGGTGATCTTCGTCTCCGGTGGCCCGATGGAGGCCGGCAAGACCAAGCTTGCCAGCCACGGCCTGGACCTGGTCGACGCCATGGTCATCGCCGCCGACTCGACGGCCAGCGACGAAAAAGTTGCCGAATACGAGCGCAGTGCCTGCCCGACCTGTGGTTCCTGCTCCGGCATGTTCACCGCCAACTCGATGAACTGCCTGACCGAAGCCCTGGGCCTCGCCCTGCCGGGCAACGGTTCGACCCTGGCCACCCACTCCGACCGCGAACAGCTGTTCCTCACCGCTGGCCGCACCATCGTCGAGCTGTGCAAGCGTTACTACGGCGAGAACGATGAGTCGGTGCTGCCGCGCAACATCGCCAACTTCAAGGCGTTCGAAAACGCCATGATGCTGGACATCGCCATGGGCGGTTCGACCAACACCATCCTGCACCTGCTGGCCGCGGCTCAGGAAGCCGAAGTGGCCTTCGACCTGCGCGACATCGACCGTCTGTCGCGCAAGGTGCCGCAACTGTGCAAAGTCGCGCCGAACATCCAGAAGTACCACATGGAAGACGTCCACCGCGCTGGCGGCATCTTCAGCATCCTCGGTTCGCTGGCCCGTGGCGGCCTGCTGCACACCGACCTGCCGACCGTGCACAGCCGCAGCATGGAAGAAGCCATCGCCAAATGGGACATCACCCAGACCGATGACGAAGCCGTGCATACCTTCTTCAAGGCTGGCCCGGCAGGCATCCCGACCCAGACTGCGTTCAGCCAGTCGACCCGTTGGGAAACCCTGGACGACGACCGTGCCGAAGGCTGTATCCGCAGCTTCGAGCATGCCTATTCGCAAGAAGGCGGCCTGGCCGTGCTGTACGGCAACATCGCCCTCGACGGCTGTGTGGTCAAGACCGCTGGCGTCGATGAGTCGATCCACGTGTTCGAAGGCACCGCGAAGATCTTCGAAAGCCAGGACAGCGCCGTTCGCGGCATTCTTGCCGACGAAGTGAAGGCAGGTGACATCGTCATCATCCGCTACGAAGGCCCGAAAGGCGGCCCGGGCATGCAGGAAATGCTCTACCCGACCTCGTACCTGAAGTCCAAAGGCCTGGGCAAGGCCTGCGCCCTGCTCACCGACGGCCGCTTCTCTGGCGGTACCTCGGGCCTGTCGATCGGCCACGCCTCGCCAGAGGCCGCTGCCGGTGGTGCCATTGGCCTGGTTCGCGATGGCGACAAGATCCTCATCGACATCCCCAACCGTTCGATCAACCTGCTGGTCAGCGACGAAGAGCTGGCTGAACGTCGCGTCGAGCAGGACAAGAAGGGCTGGAAACCGGTTGAGGCGCGTCCACGCAAAGTGACCACCGCGCTCAAGGCCTACGCCCTGCTGGCGACCAGTGCCGACAAGGGTGCGGTGCGCAACAAGGCGATGCTCGAAGGGCTGTAAGGCTCGGAGGCATTGAAGACCGGCGCCTGGTGCGCCGGTTTTTTTTGCCCGCCCAGTCTGTTCGCGGGTAAACCCGCTCCCACAGGTACCCCACGGGCTCCGAGAGCGGTGAGGCTCCTGTGGGAGCGGGTTTACCCGCGAACAGGCCTGAACAGACAATAGCCGTCTTACTGAATCTGCTCCGGCGTCACGATCACCCAGTTCTTGTCCGCCGTCACCGGCAAACCTTCCTTGGCCTGTGCCGCCGCGTTCTTCGCGATCATCCCGTTGAGCTGGTCCATGTACTTGGCCTTGCGGTTTATCCACAGGTGGATACCGCCCTTGCTCACATCCACCCCATGGAACTGCATGTAGCCATCGCTCGTTGGCGTGTCACCACCCACCAGGACCGGCTTCTTCCACTGGTCGATGTACGTAAGAATCGCCGCCTGCTTGCCTGCCATCCAGGTGGCTGGGGTCCACAGGTAAGGGGTCAACTCCAACCCCTCATTGGCCTTGGCGTCATATTTGCCCTCGGTGATCTGCTTGCGCGCCGTGGTCAGCTGGCCACTGGCGCGGTCCTTGAGCAGCAAGCTCACGCCGATTACATTCTCAGGCTTCACGTTGTAACCGTACTTGGGGTCGGAGGCGACCATGCGCACCAGTTCTTCCGAGGCGGCCGAAATCACATAAACCTCGATACCGTTCTCCATCAACTTGTTGTACAGCTCAGCCTGGCCAGTGAAGACCTTGGGCGGCTGCACCTCGATGGTTTTTACCTGATCGCCTTCGTAGTAAGTACTGGGCACCGGTTTGCCAGAGGCCATGAGCTCATCGACCTGGACCTTCAGCTCTTTCAACGTGAACCCGGAAAACACCTGCGCCACCCACGGGTAGCAGACCATGTCGTCGATCTCGCACAGGCGGTAGTAGTAACTGAACAGGCTCTCCTTGTGCTCGGCGGTGTCCTTGAATGGAATCAGTTTGAGAGAAGGGTCGAGCTTGTCTCGCGAGAGCAACCCTTTGTTTTCCATGAACGGCAGCAGCGATTCTTCAAGGTCGAAGCGGTAGCTGGTGTTGTCCATGTCGAATACCGCGTAATTACCCTTGTTGGCGTTGGCGGCGATCATCGAATTCAGCTGTTTGGCCGCCTCCGCGGGCCAGTGCTTGAGCTCGGTTGCAGCCCAGGTTTCGACACTGAACAGCAGGGAAAGGCCAACGGCAAAAACTTTCGGAGCGAACTTCATGCACGCATCTCCTGAAATGATCGAAAAAAACTAGTCCAGAAATTCGCACGAGCCTCCCCCCACAACGACCTTCACACACCTGCAAACGTCGTGTTCATTGCCATCTGCGACATGCTGTTATTCCATAAACGACTATCTAAATTACATTTAGATATAAATTCGTTTGTTTTCAGGCTGTTAGCATTTCTGTTCGCAATCGCTCACAGAGGCGATGCCTCTTCTGCTTTTTCCTGGAGCTTCAATGAACCTGCCGTTGTCACTCAACCTGCTGGCGTTCCTGGCCTTGTTGCTGGGCCTGGCGCAAACCCGCCGCACCGACTGGAGCCTGGCCAAGAAGGTCCTGCTGGGCCTGGTGCTGGGCGTAGTGTTCGGCCTGGTGCTGCATACGCTTTACGGCGCGGGCCATCCAGTGCTCAAGGCCACCATCGGCTGGCTCGACCTGGTCGGCAATGGCTACGTCGGCTTGCTGCAGATGATCGTCATGCCGCTGATCTTCGCCTCGATCCTCAGCGCCGTGGCGCGCCTGCACAATGCCTCATCGCTCGGTCGCATCAGCGTACTCAGCATCGGCACCCTGCTGCTGACCACGGCCATTGCCGCGCTGATCGGCATCGCCCTGACCAACCTGTTCGGCCTGAGCGCCGAAGGCCTGGTGGCCGGAGTCCAGGAGAGCGCACGCCTGCAGGCCATCCACAGCGACTACGCAGGCAAGGTCGCCGACCTCAACATCCCGCAGCTGCTGCTGTCGTTCGTCCCCAGCAACCCGGTGGGCGACCTGGCCCGA encodes:
- the ilvD gene encoding dihydroxy-acid dehydratase; its protein translation is MPDYRSKTSTQGRNMAGARALWRATGMKDEDFKKPIIAIANSFTQFVPGHVHLKDLGQLVAREIERAGGVAKEFNTIAVDDGIAMGHDGMLYSLPSREIIADAVEYMVNAHCADAIVCISNCDKITPGMLMAALRLNIPVIFVSGGPMEAGKTKLASHGLDLVDAMVIAADSTASDEKVAEYERSACPTCGSCSGMFTANSMNCLTEALGLALPGNGSTLATHSDREQLFLTAGRTIVELCKRYYGENDESVLPRNIANFKAFENAMMLDIAMGGSTNTILHLLAAAQEAEVAFDLRDIDRLSRKVPQLCKVAPNIQKYHMEDVHRAGGIFSILGSLARGGLLHTDLPTVHSRSMEEAIAKWDITQTDDEAVHTFFKAGPAGIPTQTAFSQSTRWETLDDDRAEGCIRSFEHAYSQEGGLAVLYGNIALDGCVVKTAGVDESIHVFEGTAKIFESQDSAVRGILADEVKAGDIVIIRYEGPKGGPGMQEMLYPTSYLKSKGLGKACALLTDGRFSGGTSGLSIGHASPEAAAGGAIGLVRDGDKILIDIPNRSINLLVSDEELAERRVEQDKKGWKPVEARPRKVTTALKAYALLATSADKGAVRNKAMLEGL
- a CDS encoding haloacid dehalogenase-like hydrolase, whose product is MKFAPKVFAVGLSLLFSVETWAATELKHWPAEAAKQLNSMIAANANKGNYAVFDMDNTSYRFDLEESLLPFMENKGLLSRDKLDPSLKLIPFKDTAEHKESLFSYYYRLCEIDDMVCYPWVAQVFSGFTLKELKVQVDELMASGKPVPSTYYEGDQVKTIEVQPPKVFTGQAELYNKLMENGIEVYVISAASEELVRMVASDPKYGYNVKPENVIGVSLLLKDRASGQLTTARKQITEGKYDAKANEGLELTPYLWTPATWMAGKQAAILTYIDQWKKPVLVGGDTPTSDGYMQFHGVDVSKGGIHLWINRKAKYMDQLNGMIAKNAAAQAKEGLPVTADKNWVIVTPEQIQ